The genomic DNA GATTCAAGAATATAAAGGAAATTTAGTAGGGGAGAAAGTATATCAGCAATTTGGAGATAAGTTTCCTCTATTAGTTAAGTTCATAGATGCTAAAAAAACATTAAGTATTCAGTTACATCCTAACGATGAATTGGCTAAAAAAAGACACCATTCTTTTGGTAAAACAGAGATGTGGTATATTATGCAGGCTGATAAGTATGCAAACTTAATTGTGGGATTTAAAAAGGATTCGAATACAGAAGAATATCTACATCACTTGAATAATAAGTCTTTGCTAGGTATTTTAAATGTAGATGAAGTAAAAAAAGGAGATGTTTATTTTATACCTACAGGAACTATTCACGCGGTTGGAGCGGGGGTACTATTAGCAGAAATACAGCAACGATCAGATATCACTTACAGAGTGTATGACTGGGATCGGAAAGATATTAACGGCGGTTATAGAGATTTGCATACGACGGAAGCGTTAGCTGCCATTGATTATAAAGCGAAAAAAAGGTATAACCAAGTGTATGATAAAATTGAGAATAAATCTTCGGAAATTGTATCATGTCCTTATTTTACCTCTAATATACTTTCAGTAACTCAGGAATTAAAAATAAATAATAGTACCAAGGATTCTTTTGTGATTTATATGTGTGTAGAGGGAGCAGTTTCTTTTATTTACAAAAATCAGATAGAAAAGCTACAAAAAGGTGAAACTATTTTAATCCCAGCAAATGTAAGCGAGATGGAAATCACTGCAATTATACCTTCTGAATTGCTGGAGGTTTATATAAAATAGGTTCAAAGGAATAGTTAATGAACCTATTTTAATTTAACTTTCTTAAGAGGCATTCTTAAAAGTATAGCCATATATTGCTTTACAAATGATATCTTGGTGTTTTTCCTTTTTCTTAGCTACTGTTATTTTTAATTCTAGCTCAGAATTACTTAATTTTTGGATGTGCTGTTTTACAATGAGCTCATCGTTTAAATAAGCTTTTTTTAAGATGTTAAATTCGAATGATTTTAGATTCGTATTTAAAAGATTGCTGTATGGAGTAACAGACTGACTCGCAGAGAGAGCCACTTTATCATATAAAATGGAAGTTTTTAGTATTTTGTTTTTACTAACCTGTTTTTTATTGACAATAAATTGGAAAGAACTGTGGTGTTTTTTATGTTGCGATTTCATGGTTTTTAAGTATTAAGAGTAAGTAATATTGGTTCAGGTTCATGATTATTAAAAAGATTGCCAGATAAGATAAACATTCGGGTTTTGTAATAATTGCAAACTTGTTTTAAAGAAATGGTTAACGTGTACATAATGATATATTTAAAATTAGTATATAAAAAAAGGTGCCTTTATCAAAAGCACCTTGTAGATTTATTATTATAGAAATTCTTTGTGTTTAAAAGAAACAATTTACAGTGCTTTTCTCTATGTGCAAACATTTATGAGATTTAGAATAATTATAGCCGCGCATCATGGTAAATGTATTGTGGATAATGACATTTATCTTCTGTTTTAAAATTGCAGTTATATTTGTAAATTCTTTCATTGAGTCAAATGTATAAAATTAATTGAAAATTAAAGAAAGGCTTTAATATTTTTTTTGTTAAAGTTTTGTAAATCTAAGAGTTGTCGTAAATTCCTAAAAGCTTAGAAATATGTATCTTTGAGATGAAATTTTATACCTTAATATTTATGAAAATAATAGCCATGATTCCGGCAAGATACAGCGCTTCGAGATTTCCTGGTAAACTAATGAAAGATTTAGGAGGAAAGCCAGTTATTGTGAGAACATATGAGGCAGCTATTAAAACAAATTTATTTGATGATGTTTTTGTGGTTACTGATTCTGATATAATAAGTGAAGCTATTAAAGTTGCAAACGGAAATGTGATTAAAAGTGTAAAAGAGCATGAGTGTGGATCAGATAGAATTGCTGAAGCAGTTAAAGAAATGGAGGTGGATATTGTTGTTAATGTACAAGGAGATGAGCCTTTTATAGATATGGAGTCTTTGGAAAAGTTAATAACTGTTTTTAAAAAAGATGATAAAAAAGAAGTAGATTTAGCATCATTAATGGTTCATATTACGAATAAAGAAGATATTGAGAACCCTAATAATGTAAAAGTTATTACAGATAATAATAAAGTTGCATTGTATTTTTCGAGAAGTCCCATACCGTATCATAGAGATAAAAATATTGAAGTAAAATATTATAAGCACAAAGGAGTTTATGCTTTTAGGAAAGAGGCATTAATTGACTTTTATCATTTACCAATGACTCCTCTAGAGTCAGCTGAAAAGATAGAGTGTATCCGATATTTAGAAGTAGGGAAAAAAATTAAGATGGTTGAAACAGAAGTAGAGGCAGTTGGAATTGATACTCCTGAAGATTTAGAAAAAGCGATAAAATATTTGTCAGAAAATGAATAAAGAAATAAAAGTTATTGCATTTGATGCAGATGATACTCTTTGGGTGAATGAAACTTATTTTAGAGAAGCAGAGAGAAGATTTGCAAAATTATTATCAGCATACGAGACAGAGAATAAAATAGACCAAGAATTATTTAAAACAGAAATCAAAAATCTAACGATATACGGATATGGAGTGAAAGGCTTTATGTTATCAATGGTTGAAAGCGCTCTAGAACTATCTAATTATCGTATCAGTCAACAAGCTATAGAAGAAATTTTAGATATAGGAAAGGAAATGCTTGAAAAACCTATAGAATTATTGGAAGGAGTAGAAGAGGTTTTACAAAACCTACAAGGAAAATATAAGTTGATTGTTGCAACTAAAGGAGATTTATTAGATCAAGAGCGAAAATTGGAACAATCTGGAATAGCAACATACTTTCATCATATTGAAGTGATGAGCGATAAAAAGGTTGAAGATTATCAGAAACTGCTTAAGCATTTAGATATAGTCCCCTCAGAGTTGTTGATGGTAGGG from Tenacibaculum maritimum NCIMB 2154 includes the following:
- a CDS encoding type I phosphomannose isomerase catalytic subunit — translated: MKIDQLLKFEPILKEKVWGGEKLIKLLNKKDSRKNIGESWEISDIGKDVSVVATGNYKGASLTELIQEYKGNLVGEKVYQQFGDKFPLLVKFIDAKKTLSIQLHPNDELAKKRHHSFGKTEMWYIMQADKYANLIVGFKKDSNTEEYLHHLNNKSLLGILNVDEVKKGDVYFIPTGTIHAVGAGVLLAEIQQRSDITYRVYDWDRKDINGGYRDLHTTEALAAIDYKAKKRYNQVYDKIENKSSEIVSCPYFTSNILSVTQELKINNSTKDSFVIYMCVEGAVSFIYKNQIEKLQKGETILIPANVSEMEITAIIPSELLEVYIK
- the kdsB gene encoding 3-deoxy-manno-octulosonate cytidylyltransferase, whose translation is MKIIAMIPARYSASRFPGKLMKDLGGKPVIVRTYEAAIKTNLFDDVFVVTDSDIISEAIKVANGNVIKSVKEHECGSDRIAEAVKEMEVDIVVNVQGDEPFIDMESLEKLITVFKKDDKKEVDLASLMVHITNKEDIENPNNVKVITDNNKVALYFSRSPIPYHRDKNIEVKYYKHKGVYAFRKEALIDFYHLPMTPLESAEKIECIRYLEVGKKIKMVETEVEAVGIDTPEDLEKAIKYLSENE
- a CDS encoding HAD family hydrolase produces the protein MNKEIKVIAFDADDTLWVNETYFREAERRFAKLLSAYETENKIDQELFKTEIKNLTIYGYGVKGFMLSMVESALELSNYRISQQAIEEILDIGKEMLEKPIELLEGVEEVLQNLQGKYKLIVATKGDLLDQERKLEQSGIATYFHHIEVMSDKKVEDYQKLLKHLDIVPSELLMVGNSLRSDILPLIKIGASAIHVPFHTTWAHEEVTKEEQSDTAYITVSEIKNILKYISA